In a single window of the Saccharothrix australiensis genome:
- a CDS encoding ABATE domain-containing protein produces MSSDEPRPVRLMNTVRADRSGVRDHLTTAAELTAWLGAPADARDLAAFRVLRRALRDLAAELTGDTRPVAADRDPHRAVGHVNDAVGRADSRPRLALVDGEPRRRPAGDASPAARALAGIAAEAVELFTGPDRALLRACHAPGCVLYFVRDHPRREWCSPACGNRARAARHYRRVASRRTPG; encoded by the coding sequence GTGTCGTCCGACGAGCCGCGGCCCGTCCGCCTGATGAACACGGTCCGCGCGGACCGCTCGGGCGTGCGCGACCACCTCACCACCGCCGCGGAGCTGACCGCGTGGCTCGGCGCGCCGGCCGACGCCCGTGACCTGGCCGCGTTCCGCGTGCTCCGCCGGGCCCTGCGCGACCTGGCCGCCGAGCTGACCGGCGACACCCGGCCCGTCGCCGCCGACCGAGACCCGCACCGGGCCGTCGGGCACGTCAACGACGCGGTCGGGCGCGCCGACAGCCGGCCGCGACTGGCCCTGGTCGACGGCGAGCCGCGCCGACGCCCCGCCGGCGACGCGTCGCCCGCCGCCCGCGCCCTCGCCGGGATCGCCGCCGAGGCCGTCGAGCTGTTCACCGGTCCCGACCGCGCGCTGCTGCGCGCCTGCCACGCGCCGGGCTGCGTGCTCTACTTCGTCCGGGACCACCCCCGCCGGGAATGGTGCTCGCCCGCGTGCGGCAACCGCGCCCGCGCCGCCCGGCACTACCGGCGGGTCGCCTCGCGGCGGACGCCCGGCTAA
- a CDS encoding DUF6463 family protein, translating into MRPHWVPRLLVFTAVMHFLWAFAQPNAWSAIARDGFFRAVVDEGAADFWSREATVWFMVGGVALLALGTLTRKAVRDNGRLPAQLGWYLLAMGVPLVVLYFPATGGWALVVIGVLALTAREGARAA; encoded by the coding sequence ATGAGACCGCACTGGGTGCCGAGGTTGCTCGTCTTCACCGCGGTGATGCACTTCCTGTGGGCGTTCGCGCAGCCCAACGCGTGGTCCGCGATCGCGCGCGACGGGTTCTTCCGCGCGGTGGTGGACGAGGGCGCGGCGGACTTCTGGTCGCGCGAGGCGACCGTCTGGTTCATGGTGGGCGGCGTCGCGCTGCTCGCGCTGGGCACGTTGACGCGGAAGGCGGTGCGCGACAACGGGCGGCTGCCCGCGCAGCTCGGCTGGTACCTGCTCGCCATGGGCGTGCCGCTGGTCGTGCTGTACTTCCCCGCCACGGGCGGCTGGGCGCTGGTCGTCATCGGCGTCCTGGCGCTGACCGCGCGCGAGGGGGCGAGGGCGGCGTGA
- a CDS encoding serine hydrolase domain-containing protein — protein MDTERIARRLAGLARDHLVPGAQLAVHRPGAELWTTEVGLPADAAVPIGSITKTFTATVAMALVSDGDLDLDAPLPDVDHPLTLRHLLSHTGGLPSDPDDVRTTSLRRHALEASRNLAPLHRPGAGFSYSNIGYVLVGHLIEVATGMSWWEAVDAVLLRPLGLRPHFTVGPDTDRDAVPGHAVNPALRRVVPVRQSLALVDAPAGALAASATDLVTFGRMLAGAPPHLVTAADLALMRAPVRHAEPFGMADGWGLGLALYERDGVTWVGHDGTADGTSCHLRINPADGSAVALTTNGSSGFALWRDLVPELAAAGLPVGDYDGVRDLRDPIPPPPDCAGDFLNGDTEYSVRPAGREVLKLTVDGEPFADLSLFDGLVFAMRDSDTGDTSQTGRFLRNPRGGGIEWIQIGGRLARRHVTQMV, from the coding sequence ATGGACACCGAACGCATCGCGAGACGATTAGCGGGGCTCGCGCGCGACCACCTGGTGCCCGGCGCGCAACTCGCCGTGCACCGCCCCGGCGCCGAGTTGTGGACGACCGAGGTCGGCCTGCCCGCCGACGCGGCCGTCCCGATCGGCTCGATCACCAAGACGTTCACCGCCACCGTCGCGATGGCCCTGGTCTCCGACGGCGACCTCGACCTCGACGCGCCGCTGCCGGACGTGGACCACCCGCTGACGCTGCGCCACCTGCTCAGCCACACCGGCGGCCTGCCCTCCGACCCGGACGACGTCCGCACCACCTCGCTGCGCCGCCACGCCCTGGAGGCGAGCCGGAACCTGGCGCCGCTGCACCGGCCGGGCGCGGGCTTCTCCTACTCCAACATCGGCTACGTCCTCGTCGGCCACCTCATCGAGGTGGCCACCGGCATGTCCTGGTGGGAGGCGGTGGACGCGGTGCTGCTGCGGCCCCTGGGGCTGCGCCCGCACTTCACCGTCGGCCCCGACACCGACCGCGACGCGGTGCCCGGCCACGCCGTCAACCCGGCGCTGCGCCGCGTCGTCCCGGTGCGGCAGTCGCTGGCCCTCGTGGACGCGCCCGCGGGCGCGCTGGCCGCCAGCGCGACCGACCTGGTGACCTTCGGCCGGATGCTGGCGGGCGCGCCGCCGCACCTCGTGACCGCCGCCGACCTCGCCCTGATGCGCGCGCCGGTGCGGCACGCCGAGCCGTTCGGGATGGCCGACGGGTGGGGGCTGGGGCTCGCGCTGTACGAGCGCGACGGCGTCACCTGGGTCGGCCACGACGGCACCGCCGACGGCACGTCGTGCCACCTGCGGATCAACCCCGCCGACGGCTCCGCGGTGGCGCTGACCACCAACGGCAGCAGCGGCTTCGCGCTCTGGCGGGACCTCGTGCCGGAATTGGCCGCGGCCGGGCTGCCGGTGGGCGATTACGACGGGGTGCGCGACCTGCGCGACCCGATCCCGCCGCCGCCGGACTGCGCGGGCGACTTCCTCAACGGCGACACCGAATACTCGGTGCGGCCCGCCGGCCGGGAGGTGCTCAAGCTCACGGTGGACGGCGAGCCGTTCGCGGACCTCTCGTTGTTCGACGGGCTGGTGTTCGCGATGCGGGATTCCGACACCGGCGACACGAGCCAGACGGGCCGTTTCCTGCGCAACCCCCGCGGTGGCGGGATCGAGTGGATACAGATCGGTGGCCGGCTCGCTCGGCGGCACGTCACGCAAATGGTCTGA
- a CDS encoding AMP-binding protein encodes MDFRDARDFLLRHATDYATARAGFRWPDPVEFNWALDWFDEVARGEDRTALWIVEEDGREGRWSFAELSRRSNQVANWLRDNGVRRGDRVVLMLGNRVELWEVLLAAMKLGAVVIPATTLLGPAELVDRVERGAARHVVAGAADTGKFADVPGGYTRIAVGPPVPGWLDYARSRDADADFAPDGVTRASDALLLYFTSGTTARPKLVEHTHASYPIGHLSTMYWIGLEPGDVHLNISSPGWAKHAWSNVFAPWNAEATVFVVNYARFDAARLMAEMDRCGVTSFCAPPTVWRMLIQADLTVLRTPPRKVVGAGEPLNPEVIERVRAAWGVTIRDGFGQTETTVQVANTPGQPVKPGSMGRPAPGFPVVLVDPVTGRPGAEGEICLDLSDRPLGLMTGYHGDAERTAEVMRDGYYHTGDIGSVDEDGYLTYVGRADDVFKASDYRISPFELESVLLEHEAVAEAAVVPSPDPVRLAVPKAYVVLADGFAADERTAFEILRHAREHLAPYRRVRRLEFAELPKTVSGKIRRVELRGRETGERRAGEYREEDFPALRG; translated from the coding sequence ATGGACTTCCGCGACGCCCGTGACTTCCTGCTGCGCCACGCGACCGACTACGCCACCGCCCGTGCCGGCTTCCGCTGGCCCGACCCCGTCGAGTTCAACTGGGCGCTGGACTGGTTCGACGAGGTCGCGCGGGGCGAGGACCGGACCGCGCTGTGGATCGTGGAGGAGGACGGCCGCGAGGGGCGCTGGTCGTTCGCCGAGCTGTCCCGCCGGTCGAACCAGGTGGCGAACTGGCTGCGCGACAACGGGGTGCGGCGCGGCGACCGGGTCGTGCTGATGCTGGGCAACCGGGTCGAGCTGTGGGAGGTGCTGCTGGCGGCGATGAAGCTCGGCGCGGTGGTCATCCCGGCGACCACCCTGCTCGGGCCGGCCGAACTGGTGGACCGCGTCGAGCGCGGCGCGGCGCGGCACGTGGTGGCGGGCGCGGCCGACACCGGGAAGTTCGCCGACGTGCCCGGCGGGTACACGCGCATCGCGGTCGGCCCGCCCGTGCCGGGCTGGCTCGACTACGCCCGGTCGCGGGACGCCGACGCCGACTTCGCCCCCGACGGCGTCACGCGGGCGTCGGACGCGCTGCTGCTGTACTTCACCTCGGGCACGACCGCCCGGCCCAAGCTGGTCGAGCACACGCACGCCTCCTACCCGATCGGCCACCTGTCCACGATGTACTGGATCGGGCTGGAACCGGGCGACGTGCACCTCAACATCTCGTCGCCGGGGTGGGCGAAGCACGCCTGGAGCAACGTCTTCGCGCCCTGGAACGCCGAGGCGACCGTGTTCGTCGTCAACTACGCGAGGTTCGACGCGGCGCGGCTGATGGCCGAGATGGACCGTTGCGGCGTGACGAGCTTCTGCGCGCCGCCGACGGTGTGGCGGATGCTGATCCAGGCCGACCTGACGGTGCTGCGCACGCCGCCGCGCAAGGTGGTCGGCGCGGGCGAGCCGCTCAACCCGGAGGTGATCGAGCGGGTCCGCGCGGCGTGGGGCGTGACCATCCGGGACGGTTTCGGCCAGACCGAGACCACCGTGCAGGTCGCGAACACGCCCGGCCAGCCGGTGAAGCCCGGCTCGATGGGCCGCCCCGCGCCCGGTTTCCCGGTGGTGCTGGTCGACCCGGTGACCGGGCGGCCGGGCGCGGAGGGCGAAATCTGCCTGGACCTGTCGGACCGCCCGCTGGGCCTGATGACGGGCTACCACGGCGACGCCGAGCGCACCGCCGAGGTGATGCGCGACGGCTACTACCACACGGGCGACATCGGCTCGGTGGACGAGGACGGGTACCTGACCTACGTCGGGCGCGCCGACGACGTGTTCAAGGCGTCGGACTACCGCATCTCGCCGTTCGAGCTGGAGAGCGTGCTGCTGGAGCACGAGGCGGTGGCGGAGGCGGCGGTCGTGCCGTCGCCGGACCCGGTCCGGCTGGCCGTGCCGAAGGCGTACGTCGTGCTCGCCGACGGTTTCGCGGCCGACGAGCGGACGGCGTTCGAGATCCTGCGGCACGCGCGGGAGCACCTCGCGCCGTACCGGAGGGTTCGCCGGCTGGAGTTCGCGGAGCTGCCGAAGACGGTCTCGGGCAAGATCCGCCGGGTCGAGCTGCGCGGCCGGGAGACGGGTGAGCGGAGGGCGGGGGAGTACCGGGAAGAGGACTTCCCCGCCCTGCGCGGCTGA
- a CDS encoding DUF4345 domain-containing protein, whose protein sequence is MTALRVVLVLLGLFVVGTGLADVVVGPAVLPGSPSATPTLDSHYRFFATMWLALGVVLLWVAPRVDRATAALRGACAAVFAGGVARIVSLLAVGPPHGLLVFFIGVELVLPPALVWWQRAVSARAGAAGS, encoded by the coding sequence GTGACGGCGTTGCGGGTCGTGCTGGTGCTGCTGGGGCTGTTCGTCGTCGGCACCGGCCTGGCGGACGTCGTGGTGGGCCCCGCCGTGCTGCCGGGCAGCCCGTCGGCCACGCCGACGCTGGACAGCCACTACCGGTTCTTCGCGACCATGTGGCTGGCGCTGGGCGTGGTGCTGCTGTGGGTCGCGCCGCGGGTCGACCGGGCGACCGCGGCGCTGCGCGGCGCGTGCGCGGCGGTGTTCGCGGGTGGCGTCGCCCGGATCGTGTCGCTGCTCGCGGTGGGCCCGCCGCACGGGCTGCTGGTGTTCTTCATCGGGGTCGAACTCGTCCTGCCGCCCGCGCTGGTGTGGTGGCAGCGGGCCGTGTCGGCGCGGGCGGGCGCGGCCGGGTCCTGA
- a CDS encoding MarR family winged helix-turn-helix transcriptional regulator, with protein sequence MSDVRWLSADEQRIWRGFMAAVTKFTEHLDRQMQRDSGMPMAYYEILVALSEAPGRALRMSELAVNCHSSRSRLSHAVAKLEKEGLVERRACASDRRGSIAQLTERGFAALDAAAPGHVTAVREHLFDVLTPEQLRSLHEISQAVDGGLRTECARVRAELGDF encoded by the coding sequence ATGAGCGACGTGCGGTGGCTGAGCGCCGATGAACAGCGGATATGGCGCGGCTTCATGGCCGCCGTGACGAAGTTCACCGAACACCTCGACCGGCAGATGCAGCGCGACTCCGGGATGCCGATGGCGTACTACGAGATCCTGGTCGCGCTCTCGGAGGCGCCCGGCCGTGCGCTGCGGATGAGCGAGCTGGCGGTCAACTGCCACTCGTCGCGCAGCCGGCTCTCCCACGCCGTGGCCAAGCTGGAGAAGGAGGGGCTGGTCGAGCGGCGGGCGTGCGCGTCGGACCGGCGCGGCTCCATCGCCCAGCTCACCGAGCGCGGGTTCGCCGCCCTGGACGCCGCCGCGCCCGGCCACGTGACGGCCGTGCGCGAGCACCTGTTCGACGTGCTGACGCCCGAGCAGCTGCGGTCGCTGCACGAGATCAGCCAGGCGGTGGACGGCGGCCTGCGGACGGAGTGCGCGCGGGTCCGCGCGGAGCTCGGCGACTTCTAG
- a CDS encoding YceI family protein, with amino-acid sequence MTTQTEQIPGYLAGTWAIDPVHSDVSFVVRHLGVSKVRGHFDTFEGTIVTAENPLESTVTAKIATASINTKNAQRDAHVKNEDFLDVENHPELTFTSTGVRAHGEGYLVDGQLTLRGVTKPVTLELELNGFGDGMAEGSKVAGFSASTEISRKDFGVTGGPAGAAVGDKITILLEIEATLQS; translated from the coding sequence ATGACCACGCAGACTGAGCAGATCCCCGGCTACCTCGCGGGCACGTGGGCGATCGACCCGGTGCACTCGGACGTTTCCTTCGTGGTCCGCCACCTCGGCGTCTCCAAGGTCCGCGGCCACTTCGACACCTTCGAGGGCACGATCGTCACGGCGGAGAACCCGCTGGAGTCGACGGTCACCGCGAAGATCGCGACCGCGTCGATCAACACCAAGAACGCCCAGCGCGACGCCCACGTCAAGAACGAGGACTTCCTCGACGTGGAGAACCACCCCGAGCTGACCTTCACCTCGACCGGCGTGCGCGCCCACGGCGAGGGCTACCTCGTCGACGGCCAGCTGACCCTGCGCGGCGTCACCAAGCCGGTGACGCTGGAGCTGGAGCTGAACGGCTTCGGCGACGGCATGGCCGAGGGCTCCAAGGTCGCGGGCTTCTCGGCCAGCACCGAGATCAGCCGCAAGGACTTCGGCGTGACCGGCGGCCCGGCGGGCGCGGCCGTCGGCGACAAGATCACCATCCTGCTGGAGATCGAGGCCACCCTCCAGTCCTGA
- a CDS encoding nuclear transport factor 2 family protein, with amino-acid sequence MGVATPGPGPAALVPPFDEESARRKVRAAQDAWNTRDPLRVAAAYTPDSVWRNRSEFITGRDEIIAFLTRKWAREHRYVLRKSLWAWAGDRIAVRFQYEWHDDEGRWWRSHGNENWEFAPDGLMRRREASIDDVPITAAERRIDPDDEGELPLA; translated from the coding sequence TTGGGTGTCGCGACACCGGGTCCGGGGCCGGCCGCCCTCGTGCCGCCGTTCGACGAGGAGTCCGCCCGCCGCAAGGTCCGGGCCGCGCAGGACGCCTGGAACACGCGCGACCCGCTGCGCGTGGCGGCGGCCTACACGCCGGATTCGGTGTGGCGCAACAGGTCCGAGTTCATCACCGGCCGCGACGAGATCATCGCCTTCCTCACCCGCAAGTGGGCGCGCGAGCACCGGTACGTGCTGCGCAAGTCGCTGTGGGCGTGGGCGGGCGACCGGATCGCCGTGCGGTTCCAGTACGAGTGGCACGACGACGAGGGCCGGTGGTGGCGCAGCCACGGCAACGAGAACTGGGAGTTCGCGCCCGACGGGCTGATGCGGCGGCGCGAGGCGAGCATCGACGACGTCCCGATCACCGCCGCCGAGCGGCGCATCGACCCGGACGACGAGGGCGAGCTGCCACTGGCGTGA
- a CDS encoding ATP-binding protein — protein sequence MNAQTEQVDDLRLVALPTAVNVADLFVRFSLGEWRLRSMQDEAAQTARRLVGAAVDVADRRLPHLLLVRLRLSGSHLVVEVEGNRVALPPELAGGRAGLVDLTAGGRLAWCELTLPSGMNASAVPLPRREPRRSPAAEQLGDEPDVDPELIQRILYGLGGAAERRRD from the coding sequence GTGAACGCCCAGACCGAACAGGTCGACGACCTTCGACTCGTCGCGCTGCCCACCGCGGTCAACGTCGCGGACTTGTTCGTGCGCTTCTCCCTGGGCGAGTGGCGGCTGCGCTCCATGCAGGACGAGGCCGCGCAGACCGCGCGCCGCCTGGTCGGCGCGGCCGTCGACGTGGCCGACCGCCGCCTGCCCCACCTCCTGCTGGTCCGGCTGCGGCTCAGCGGCAGCCACCTGGTGGTCGAGGTCGAGGGCAACCGCGTCGCGCTGCCGCCGGAGCTGGCCGGCGGCCGGGCCGGGCTGGTCGACCTCACCGCGGGGGGCCGCCTCGCCTGGTGCGAGCTGACCCTGCCGTCGGGCATGAACGCCTCCGCCGTCCCCCTGCCGCGCCGCGAGCCGCGCCGCTCGCCCGCCGCCGAGCAGCTGGGCGACGAGCCGGACGTCGACCCCGAGCTGATCCAGCGCATCCTCTACGGCCTGGGCGGCGCGGCCGAGCGGCGTCGCGACTGA
- a CDS encoding EamA family transporter — MSSVGVRARPRFLHGPLPILAACVLWGTTGTVSSLAPESAPAAAVGAAGLVVGGCLLLLTARGTREVVRTADRRLLALGAVAVAGYALAFYPAVARTGVAVATTVALATAPVVLGVRARPLVTLTAVAGCALLVLGGGEARVDLVGVAAALVAGLSYAAYSVICAHLIGQGLPSRAVVGTVFGGASALTLPVLLVLGVGWLGTGAGVAVVAHLSVFTTFVAYLLFGRGLRHTSAAAATTLTLAEPAVAAVLGVVVLHERLPLVSWCGMGVLAVALAALAR; from the coding sequence GTGTCATCTGTCGGAGTACGAGCACGTCCACGTTTCCTCCACGGCCCGCTGCCCATCCTGGCGGCGTGCGTCCTGTGGGGCACCACCGGCACCGTCAGCTCCCTGGCACCCGAGTCCGCGCCCGCCGCGGCGGTCGGCGCGGCCGGCCTGGTGGTCGGCGGCTGCCTGCTGCTGCTGACCGCGCGCGGCACGCGCGAAGTGGTCCGCACCGCCGACCGGCGGCTGCTCGCGCTGGGCGCGGTCGCCGTCGCCGGGTACGCGCTGGCGTTCTACCCGGCCGTGGCGCGCACCGGGGTGGCGGTCGCCACCACCGTGGCGCTGGCCACCGCGCCGGTCGTGCTGGGCGTCCGGGCCCGGCCGCTGGTCACGCTGACCGCCGTGGCGGGGTGCGCGCTGCTCGTGCTGGGCGGCGGCGAGGCGCGCGTCGACCTGGTCGGCGTGGCGGCGGCGCTGGTCGCGGGCCTGTCCTACGCCGCGTACTCGGTGATCTGCGCGCACCTGATCGGCCAGGGCCTGCCATCGCGGGCGGTGGTCGGCACGGTGTTCGGCGGGGCGTCCGCGCTCACCCTGCCGGTGCTGCTCGTGCTCGGCGTCGGGTGGCTGGGCACCGGGGCGGGCGTCGCGGTGGTGGCGCACCTGTCGGTGTTCACCACGTTCGTGGCCTACCTGCTGTTCGGCCGGGGCCTGCGGCACACGTCCGCCGCCGCGGCGACCACGTTGACGCTCGCGGAGCCGGCCGTGGCGGCGGTGCTCGGGGTGGTGGTGCTGCACGAGCGGCTGCCGCTCGTGTCGTGGTGCGGTATGGGCGTGCTGGCGGTCGCCCTGGCGGCGCTCGCGCGGTGA
- a CDS encoding GTP pyrophosphokinase translates to MDIGVADDLLRRSLVVYKFAVEELMTKLRILSEEFDLVHSHDPIEHVTQRVKRPDAILDKLRRKGLAPDLALAAEHLDDVAGVRVVCPFVSDVYRVRDMLARQSDVEILKTKDYIAAPKPNGYRSLHLIVRIPVFLSDRVEHVKVEVQLRTIAMDFWATLEHKLFYKYDDQVPAGFVDELTSTAAIAAELDARMESLHQKVQRD, encoded by the coding sequence ATGGACATCGGCGTCGCGGATGACCTGCTGCGGCGGTCCCTCGTGGTCTACAAGTTCGCGGTCGAGGAGCTCATGACCAAGCTCCGCATCCTCAGCGAGGAGTTCGACCTCGTGCACAGCCACGACCCCATCGAGCACGTCACGCAGCGCGTGAAGCGGCCGGACGCCATCCTGGACAAGCTGCGCCGCAAGGGGCTGGCCCCCGACCTCGCGCTCGCCGCCGAGCACCTCGACGACGTGGCGGGCGTGCGCGTGGTGTGCCCCTTCGTGTCCGACGTGTACCGGGTGCGCGACATGCTGGCGCGGCAGAGCGACGTGGAGATCCTCAAGACCAAGGACTACATCGCCGCGCCGAAGCCCAACGGCTACCGCAGCCTGCACCTGATCGTGCGCATCCCGGTCTTCCTGTCCGACCGGGTGGAGCACGTCAAGGTGGAGGTGCAGCTGCGCACCATCGCGATGGACTTCTGGGCGACGCTGGAGCACAAGCTGTTCTACAAGTACGACGACCAGGTGCCCGCCGGTTTCGTGGACGAGCTGACCAGCACGGCGGCCATCGCCGCCGAGCTGGACGCGCGCATGGAGTCCCTGCACCAGAAGGTGCAGCGGGACTGA
- a CDS encoding TetR/AcrR family transcriptional regulator, which translates to MVSRRDWLDVGLRVLAEDGAPALTVERLSGRLGVTKGSFYHHFKGMGGFKQDLLAHFEAECTTGYIERAEQGGGTARDRVERLMRLVLADGEDRPPLEPAMRAWALQDADVRAAQERVDRERIAYLAGLWAAIGPAEDALPTARLLYLVLVGADHVLPPVGAADLREVYALALRLVDRGTT; encoded by the coding sequence GTGGTGAGCAGGCGGGACTGGTTGGACGTCGGGTTGCGGGTGCTGGCCGAGGACGGCGCGCCCGCGCTGACCGTCGAGCGGCTGAGCGGGCGGCTCGGCGTCACGAAGGGCTCGTTCTACCACCACTTCAAGGGGATGGGCGGGTTCAAGCAGGACCTGCTCGCACATTTCGAGGCCGAGTGCACCACCGGCTACATCGAGCGCGCCGAGCAGGGCGGCGGCACCGCCCGCGACCGGGTCGAGCGCTTGATGCGGCTGGTGCTGGCCGACGGGGAGGACCGGCCGCCGCTGGAGCCCGCCATGCGCGCGTGGGCGTTGCAGGACGCCGACGTCCGGGCCGCGCAGGAGCGGGTCGACCGCGAGCGGATCGCCTACCTGGCGGGGCTGTGGGCGGCGATCGGGCCGGCGGAGGACGCGCTGCCGACGGCCCGGCTGCTCTACCTCGTGCTGGTCGGCGCGGACCACGTGCTGCCGCCGGTGGGCGCGGCCGACCTGCGGGAGGTCTACGCACTCGCCCTGCGACTGGTCGACCGGGGGACGACATGA
- a CDS encoding alpha-ketoglutarate-dependent dioxygenase AlkB, with the protein MQVSLFDDGAEPPGLRPLTGVRRTVLGDGAWIDVLPGWLTGADELFRRLAADVPWRAERRQMYERVVTVPRLLCFYGEDAALPDPVLAEARAALSDRYADELGEPFRTAGLCYYRDGRDSVAWHGDTIGRGGAEDTMVAIVSVGTPRALVLRPRGGGATVRYALGHGDLVVMGGSCQRTWEHAVPKTAKSVGPRISIQFRPRGVR; encoded by the coding sequence ATGCAGGTGTCGCTGTTCGACGACGGCGCGGAGCCACCCGGCCTGCGCCCGCTCACCGGCGTCCGCCGCACCGTGCTGGGCGACGGCGCGTGGATCGACGTGCTCCCCGGCTGGCTCACGGGCGCGGACGAGCTGTTCCGGCGGCTGGCGGCGGACGTGCCGTGGCGCGCCGAGCGCCGGCAGATGTACGAGCGCGTGGTGACCGTGCCGCGCCTGCTGTGCTTCTACGGCGAGGACGCCGCGCTGCCCGACCCCGTGCTGGCCGAGGCCCGCGCCGCCCTCAGCGACCGGTACGCCGACGAGCTGGGCGAGCCGTTCCGGACCGCCGGGCTGTGCTACTACCGCGACGGCCGCGACAGCGTGGCCTGGCACGGCGACACCATCGGCCGCGGCGGCGCCGAGGACACGATGGTCGCGATCGTGTCGGTCGGCACGCCCCGCGCCCTCGTGCTGCGCCCGCGCGGCGGCGGCGCGACCGTCCGGTACGCGCTGGGCCACGGCGACCTGGTCGTGATGGGCGGGTCGTGCCAGCGGACGTGGGAGCACGCCGTGCCCAAGACCGCGAAGTCCGTCGGGCCGCGCATCAGCATCCAGTTCCGGCCGCGCGGGGTGCGCTGA